Proteins encoded in a region of the Streptomyces sp. NBC_01471 genome:
- a CDS encoding acetyl-CoA C-acetyltransferase: protein MSGTNSSTSVIVAGARTPMGRLLGSLKSFSGADLGAFAIRAAMERAGIGGDQVQYVIMGQVLQAGAGQIPARQAAVKAGIPMNVPALTINKVCLSGLDAIALADQLIRAGEFDVVVAGGQESMTNAPHLLPKSREGYKYGAVEMLDSMAYDGLTDSFDSIPMGESTEKHNTRLGIDRAPQDAFAATSHQRAAAAQKNGLFEAEITPVEIPQRKGDPVLFSQDEGIRAETTAESLGKLRPAFTKDGTITAGTSSQISDGAAAVVVMSKAKAEELGLDWIAEIGAHGNVAGPDNSLQSQPSNAIRHALGKEGIGVDDLDLIEINEAFAAVAVQSMKDLGVSPEKVNVNGGAIALGHPIGMSGARVVLHLALELKRRGGGVGAAALCGGGGQGDALIVRVPK from the coding sequence ATGTCTGGAACGAACAGCAGTACCTCCGTGATCGTCGCCGGAGCCAGGACCCCGATGGGCCGGCTCCTCGGTTCGCTCAAGTCCTTCTCCGGGGCCGACCTCGGAGCCTTCGCGATCAGGGCGGCGATGGAGCGCGCCGGCATCGGCGGTGACCAGGTGCAGTACGTGATCATGGGGCAGGTGCTCCAGGCCGGGGCAGGGCAGATCCCGGCACGCCAGGCCGCCGTCAAGGCGGGCATCCCCATGAACGTCCCCGCGCTGACCATCAACAAGGTCTGCCTCTCCGGGCTGGACGCCATCGCCCTCGCCGACCAGCTCATCCGCGCCGGTGAGTTCGACGTGGTGGTGGCCGGCGGCCAGGAGTCCATGACCAACGCGCCGCATCTGCTGCCGAAGTCCCGTGAGGGCTACAAGTACGGCGCGGTCGAGATGCTCGACTCGATGGCGTACGACGGCCTCACGGACTCCTTCGATTCCATCCCGATGGGCGAGTCCACCGAGAAGCACAACACCCGGCTCGGCATCGACCGCGCCCCGCAGGACGCCTTCGCGGCCACCTCCCACCAGCGGGCCGCCGCCGCGCAGAAGAACGGGCTGTTCGAGGCCGAGATCACGCCGGTCGAGATCCCGCAGCGCAAGGGCGACCCGGTGCTCTTCTCGCAGGACGAGGGGATCAGGGCCGAGACGACGGCGGAGTCCCTCGGCAAGCTGCGCCCGGCGTTCACCAAGGACGGCACGATCACCGCGGGCACCTCGTCGCAGATCTCCGACGGTGCGGCCGCCGTCGTGGTGATGAGCAAGGCCAAGGCGGAGGAGCTCGGCCTCGACTGGATCGCCGAGATCGGTGCGCACGGCAACGTGGCGGGCCCCGACAACTCCCTCCAGTCCCAGCCGTCGAACGCCATCCGGCACGCGCTGGGCAAGGAGGGCATCGGCGTCGACGACCTCGACCTCATCGAGATCAACGAGGCGTTCGCGGCCGTCGCCGTCCAGTCAATGAAGGACCTCGGCGTCTCGCCGGAAAAGGTGAACGTGAACGGCGGCGCCATCGCGCTCGGCCACCCCATCGGGATGTCCGGCGCCCGGGTGGTCCTGCACCTCGCGCTGGAGCTGAAGCGGCGCGGCGGCGGGGTCGGCGCCGCGGCCCTGTGCGGCGGGGGCGGGCAGGGCGACGCCCTGATCGTGCGCGTACCCAAGTAG
- the mce gene encoding methylmalonyl-CoA epimerase, whose protein sequence is MLTRIDHIGIACFDLDRTVEFYRATYGFEVFHTEVNEEQGVREAMLKINETSDGGASYLQLLESVREDSAVGKWLAKNGEGVHHIAFGTADVDGESQDIRDKGVRVLYDEPRTGSMGSRITFLHPKDCHGVLTELVTAAAPHGTPEEADPLARKEH, encoded by the coding sequence ATGCTGACGCGAATCGACCACATCGGGATCGCCTGCTTCGACCTCGACAGGACTGTCGAGTTCTACCGGGCGACATACGGCTTCGAGGTGTTCCACACCGAGGTCAACGAGGAGCAGGGCGTCCGGGAGGCCATGCTCAAGATCAACGAGACATCCGACGGCGGCGCCTCCTATCTCCAGCTCCTGGAGTCCGTCCGCGAGGACTCCGCGGTGGGCAAGTGGCTGGCCAAGAACGGTGAGGGCGTCCACCACATCGCCTTCGGCACCGCGGACGTGGACGGCGAATCCCAGGATATTCGGGACAAGGGCGTCCGTGTGCTGTACGACGAGCCGCGCACCGGTTCCATGGGATCCCGCATCACGTTCCTGCACCCCAAGGACTGCCATGGGGTGCTGACGGAGCTGGTCACGGCGGCCGCCCCGCACGGAACACCGGAAGAAGCGGACCCACTGGCTCGTAAGGAGCACTGA
- a CDS encoding MFS transporter, with protein MPSYAAVLRLPYARRTFGAALIGRLSYGTVSLSLVLAVRDASASFALAGTAMALFGATSVCLSPARAALVDRHGPRRSLVPMAGCYAVLLLALAAATLHPGAPPPLILALAAAAGAGTPPLGPTMRTLWRRLAPGRELLQRAYSLDGVAEELLYVAGPLLVGALVTCASPSAGVAVSAVLVLAGTLALVASPVADGPHRENTADSPPDGSPPADALPPDSAPGGIGPAGVRPWQPAVVAAGVGLALGGLDLLVVADAGRHGRPAAVAWVLAALSVGSVVGGLVNGAVSWRAPARLRLALLAAGLGLTLAGAGLAPDLRVLGAAAVLAGLFVAPALTTAYLIADECAAPDARTRAGAWVNTAVNAGSTGGTAAVGVLIGRVPLALCFALAAAPALFSAGSVLPAGFRTRCRPGVSRRPRRRRAGAGPGAGT; from the coding sequence ATGCCGTCCTACGCCGCTGTCCTGCGGCTCCCGTACGCCCGCCGCACCTTCGGTGCCGCCCTCATCGGCCGTCTCTCCTACGGGACGGTCTCCCTCTCCCTCGTACTCGCCGTCAGGGACGCCTCGGCCTCCTTCGCCCTCGCGGGTACCGCCATGGCGCTCTTCGGGGCGACCAGTGTCTGCCTCTCGCCCGCCAGGGCCGCCCTCGTCGACCGCCACGGCCCCCGCCGGTCGCTCGTCCCGATGGCGGGCTGCTACGCGGTGCTGCTCCTGGCCCTCGCCGCCGCCACCCTGCACCCGGGCGCACCCCCGCCGCTGATCCTGGCCCTGGCCGCGGCCGCCGGTGCGGGGACGCCACCACTCGGGCCGACCATGCGGACCCTGTGGCGCCGGCTCGCCCCCGGCCGGGAACTGCTGCAGCGTGCGTACAGCCTGGACGGGGTTGCCGAGGAACTGCTCTACGTCGCCGGGCCGTTGCTCGTCGGCGCCCTGGTGACCTGCGCCTCACCCTCGGCGGGGGTCGCCGTCAGCGCCGTCCTGGTGCTGGCGGGGACCCTGGCCCTGGTGGCGTCGCCGGTCGCGGACGGTCCGCACCGCGAGAACACCGCCGACTCACCGCCCGACGGCTCACCGCCCGCCGACGCTCTGCCCCCGGACTCGGCCCCCGGCGGCATCGGGCCCGCGGGCGTGCGGCCCTGGCAGCCCGCCGTGGTGGCCGCGGGGGTGGGGCTGGCACTGGGCGGGCTCGATCTGCTGGTCGTCGCCGACGCCGGGCGGCACGGTCGACCCGCCGCTGTCGCCTGGGTGCTGGCCGCGCTCTCCGTCGGCAGTGTGGTCGGCGGACTGGTCAACGGGGCGGTCAGCTGGCGCGCCCCCGCCCGGCTGCGGCTCGCGCTGCTCGCCGCGGGCCTCGGGCTCACCCTGGCCGGCGCCGGGCTCGCGCCGGACCTCCGGGTGCTGGGCGCTGCCGCCGTCCTGGCGGGTCTTTTCGTGGCGCCCGCGCTGACGACCGCGTATCTGATCGCCGACGAGTGCGCGGCCCCGGACGCCCGCACCCGGGCCGGTGCCTGGGTCAACACCGCGGTGAACGCCGGGTCGACGGGGGGTACGGCCGCGGTCGGCGTCCTGATCGGCCGCGTTCCGCTCGCTCTCTGCTTCGCGCTGGCGGCGGCTCCCGCCCTGTTCTCCGCGGGTTCCGTCCTGCCGGCCGGGTTCCGGACCAGATGTCGTCCCGGTGTCAGTCGTCGTCCCCGTCGTCGTCGTGCTGGTGCCGGTCCAGGTGCTGGGACGTGA
- the meaB gene encoding methylmalonyl Co-A mutase-associated GTPase MeaB, producing the protein MDVPTLVEQAREGRPRAVARLISLVEGASPQLREVMARLAPLTGGAYVVGLTGSPGVGKSTSTSALVSAYRRAGKRVGVLAVDPSSPFSGGALLGDRVRMSEHASDPGVYIRSMATRGHLGGLAWAAPQAIRVLDAAGCDVVLVETVGVGQSEVEIAAQADTSVVLLAPGMGDGIQAAKAGILEIGDVYVVNKADRDGADATARELNHMLGLGEARGPGDWRPPIVKTVAARGEGVDEVVEALEKHRAWMEEHGVLAERRKARAAHEVETIAVTALRERIGDLRGDRRLDALAERIVTGGLDPYAAADTLVEAVTAGAAESSG; encoded by the coding sequence ATGGACGTCCCCACCCTGGTCGAACAGGCCCGTGAGGGCAGGCCGAGGGCCGTCGCCCGGCTGATCTCGCTGGTGGAGGGTGCGTCCCCGCAACTGCGCGAGGTGATGGCGCGGCTGGCCCCGCTGACGGGCGGTGCGTACGTCGTCGGGCTGACGGGTTCGCCCGGTGTCGGCAAGTCGACTTCCACCTCGGCGCTGGTCTCGGCGTACCGGCGGGCCGGCAAGCGGGTCGGTGTGCTCGCGGTCGACCCCTCGTCGCCGTTCTCCGGGGGCGCGCTGCTCGGCGACCGGGTCCGGATGTCCGAGCACGCGTCCGACCCGGGCGTCTACATCCGCTCGATGGCGACCCGGGGCCATCTGGGCGGCCTGGCCTGGGCCGCCCCGCAGGCGATCCGGGTGCTGGACGCCGCCGGGTGCGACGTGGTGCTGGTGGAGACGGTCGGCGTCGGCCAGTCCGAGGTGGAGATCGCCGCGCAGGCCGACACGTCGGTGGTGCTGCTGGCGCCCGGCATGGGTGACGGGATCCAGGCCGCCAAGGCCGGAATCCTGGAGATCGGCGACGTGTACGTCGTCAACAAGGCCGACCGGGACGGCGCCGACGCGACCGCGCGCGAGCTCAACCACATGCTGGGCCTGGGCGAGGCGCGCGGCCCCGGGGACTGGCGCCCGCCGATCGTGAAGACCGTGGCGGCGCGCGGCGAGGGCGTCGACGAGGTCGTCGAGGCGCTGGAGAAGCACCGGGCCTGGATGGAGGAGCACGGCGTCCTGGCCGAGCGCCGCAAGGCACGCGCGGCGCACGAGGTCGAGACGATCGCGGTCACGGCCCTGCGCGAACGGATCGGCGACCTGCGCGGGGACCGCCGCCTCGACGCCCTGGCCGAACGGATCGTCACGGGCGGCCTGGACCCGTACGCGGCGGCGGACACCCTGGTGGAGGCCGTGACGGCCGGGGCTGCGGAGTCCTCGGGCTGA